In Pseudomonas fluorescens, a genomic segment contains:
- a CDS encoding response regulator — protein MPRYRLRLLLVEDHPFQLLATQCLLNSFGFDRLTLAENAEQAIRLMTQCEQPFDLMLCDQCLPDLPGLELVEIASRGGFIVGAILLSGLPALELENLNTQALQRNLPLLGYLAKPLNRDELIDLIPATLNVGI, from the coding sequence ATGCCTAGATATCGCCTTCGCCTCCTGTTGGTGGAGGATCACCCTTTTCAGCTGCTGGCGACCCAGTGCCTGCTCAACAGCTTCGGTTTCGACCGGTTGACCCTGGCTGAAAACGCCGAACAGGCGATCCGGCTGATGACGCAGTGCGAACAGCCCTTCGACCTGATGCTGTGCGACCAATGCCTGCCCGACCTGCCAGGGCTGGAGTTGGTCGAAATCGCCAGTCGCGGAGGTTTTATCGTGGGAGCCATCTTGCTCAGCGGCTTGCCCGCACTCGAACTGGAAAACCTGAATACCCAAGCCCTGCAACGTAACTTGCCATTGCTGGGTTACTTGGCAAAGCCGTTAAACCGCGACGAACTGATCGACTTGATACCCGCCACTCTAAATGTAGGAATCTAA